The Anastrepha ludens isolate Willacy chromosome 2, idAnaLude1.1, whole genome shotgun sequence DNA window ACACCGGAAACAGAATTGTTAAAgcagtttttgcaaatatactCCAAATTAATACAACGGAGACCATACTTTCCCACGTCGGTCGGTTGAAAGCTACCGGAGCAATCTAGACTAATGTCCGTCCAAGGGCTGGCATGTTCATAGTATTCCCCAAAAAATTATCGGGAAGTTTTTATGTTGTTGTAACGACAACAACAATGAGCACTACTAATATAGttcgaaaaatgtttacatattgCTGCTAAGGTAGCCAAATATATTcaatagaaacaaaaatgtagctattaatttttttagacgtATTTTTATAACTTGTTTTTACATTTGGTGCACCCCCTTTAAGCGCTTAAAATCAggccttttcatatttttagttgATGCAATTGTTAAAATTGGTATAAATGGTAAATTTTCAGCGTACCCAGACAAGAAGAAATAAGATCAGAGGCCTTGAGAAAAACATCAATCACCGCACCACTTCAATTTAATACTTCAACCGAAGGTTTGAATATATTATAATGAGTCTCGAAGTTAAAAATCCCGGAATTCCTAAAATTTGGGAACATAAAGAAATCCTCTTATCTCTGTTTTGCATTTTAAACCTTAAACGAAAATTCCAGCCAAATTCACAATATGTCGATAAGAAAAGTTATCGGTTTGTAAAGGAACACTTACTTCATCATttccttatatttttttctcactgAAAAGTATTTAATTGCTAAGGAttgaatatttgtatattattgaGACAACTCTTTGCCGCTTTCGGGTATAATCTTATTATATATagtcatatatatataatagttaTCTGTAGCCCATTTCGCGCAGTTTTTTACCCGGATTTTTTAAATGCCTCCGATTTTTTTGTACGGTTTTGCTTCTTTTGCGTGGATTTTTTGCGACGAAGACGCTGCCTGTTGTGTTACTTCTCAATTTACAACGGCATAGTTTCGACACGGATTTGAAAAGGCAAAATACcttaaagaattatttttttagttattatccCGACAAAGAATATTTCACGGTACTTAGTCATAACCATCAAAAGTTAATGGAAGGTTACCGCAATACTTATGAggatataaaaggaaaaacgtCTCAACATTTAATGAccaattacatatttatataataaataacaaaaccaTTTTTGGCCTGTATGACTTCCTTCAAAGTATATTCATATACAGGATGTTCGGTAACAGAATTaggttttataaagggtggttaagtttcaagggccaatgttgattttgaaaaaaattcaatggttttagaaaattattgtcatttctccttattatgataatattggtatggctcaatcacgtatggaacaaaatattggccaaatggccaccgcggcctcggcggcacacctccatccgatgttccaaattttcgatgacgctgaggcataattgagattcttcctttagctcttgaattgttgcccaaagaaagaagtccaacggtggcGTTGACATTTAggagtggttcacattcaacatcggcccttgaaatttaacgtGATTCGTGTGCAACTTCTTGTCATAGATTCTGTTCACGTTACAATATTCGATGTTTACGTTCACGTTATGCCCCAAAAGATAATTTGTTTCGTTCGTGGGTGCGAAGGTTCCGGGCAACAATTTTGGTGACAAACAGGCAGACATcgagaacaaatgaaaatattgaactcgtTGCTACAACAGGCCAAAAGAGAGCGGCTACTTTGGAATTTCCAAAAGCTATTGGGCCTAAAATATTGAGGAAGGATACTAGATTTCACCCTTTCAAAACGTGTAAGAGTTTAAGCGATTACAATTTGCGAAAATTTTCTGCAAGCGAATGTTGGAGCAACTTCGAACGGTACACAGtatctttcattttcatttaaaacgtCAATAGCATGGGCAAGCAGTGGAATAattgcacaatatttttttttaaatcgttgagGACAAGCAATTTCTGTGGACGGTATTTCTTATCGGCTCATGCTGAATGATTATTTCCTGCCCATAATGAGAGAATATCCttctttcagcaaaattgccgttttgTACATATCCTGGTAACATAGATCGCCCAATCTCATCCCAATGGACTTTCTTCTGTAGGGGTACCTCAAAAATAAAGTCTTTGAAACAAACCCAGCGACCACTtcagcactaaaagaaaatatctttCGTGAGGTGAATGGCATCCCGACGCCGCTTCTCCAGCGAGTGGCACGGAGTACGCAGGCCAAAGTGTGTACGCCACGTAAAGGTCAACATTTAGAGGAAatcatttttagaaataaaattcataCTTATGTTCTTTgtaatagttattgaaataaattagaaattattttataatttagacTTTAATTCCTAGTTTTGCCACCGTACAACCTGTATAAGTAAGCAGTGCTCTATTTTATTACTGTAGTGAACTTGTTTGAACTCTTATACTGTACcctaaaacagcataaaaataagttttttagtataaataaaatacgtaAAATATCTTTTGATTCATGGCCTTTTTTAATTGGATGATacagaaaaattatatgaaaattagcAGGGTTGGGCATTTCGCACTACCACTAAATTGCACTACCACTAATTTTTTAGTGGTAGTTAAAATAAAGGTTTCACTATCACTAAATCTTCAGTTTTTCAATGCTTTAACTATCCGCTTTAtgaattaattatttagtgcactatgcCAAACcctgaaaattagtttttttacgacttttttcttaattgggaTCGAGTAAGCGATTCTACGACTTATTTTACGCGGGTCCGATGAGTTTCCGAATAGGAATACGCGTTCAAAAAAGAAGTTAAGTGACACTTAGGCTGACGGGAATGTTGCTGATTGCGTCAATTAAGTAACTCCATATTATTCAAATTGCAGGCTTACATGTTTGGATTGCTTTCCATTTAACaactatttcctttttttacagTAAGTATGCGTATTACAATCTAAATTCAAAATACCATTCTTGACTAGTTAAATATTTCCTTTCAAAACTGCTCAACCATAgacaagaaaatgaaaaatgatactGACTCATTAGTTTGCCATAAACCGGCGCGCAACACTTAGCCAACTTAAGTTATACGcaagtgtaaataaaaaaaattaaatggtattttttaatcAACTTCATTTCTGGACATTTAAAccaatttttcgtttttgaagTGTCACACTTGACGCTTAAATGTAACCAAGGAGAAGTGTAAATTTAGAAAAGTATATATTTGCGACTTTGCGCCGTTTATTCAATTTGTTCATTGGCACTTTTCCATATAAGTGTGCGAGAGAAGGGGGCGGTTAGTTGTGGTTATTTTTGCTCGTTTTGCCATGTCGATTTGAAgacaattaatttgaaaaaaaagaaaaaacaaaaaactaaaggtGTTTCAAAATTAGGCGCCAGCGCATGGCCTTGTTATCTCAATCATTAATCAATAATCAAtcagtgctttttttttttttttttttttttttttacgaggaggaagcatcgaaagcctgtaccccgtcagtgtaggactttaacccaaactaaacctcctaccgtccatGTACCGATCCCCTCCCGGTACTACCGTTAAGTAAATCGTCGGGAAGGCGGTTGAACTCTAGGCTCTACGTCAGTTACACTTCACATGCAGTCCGTCAAAAGTTTTATTAAGTGAGTCGCTCTTTCTCCCTGCATTCGCCTCTCCGGCTAATGGCGACGCTCTTACCATGCTGGGAGCAAAGATAGAAGAGCTAGCAAAAATGATGGTACTGCAGAGACATGTAAATCAACAGATGAGAGGTGTTGTCTCATCAATCTCTGCATTACACAAAAAAGTAAAGCAAGAGCAGAATAACTTGGCTACGCATAATAAAGCCAAATCAGGTGTCGAGAAGGCCACTCAAACACCTTTTGCAGAAAATGCTAAAGCCAATGGGAAGAGGACAAGGGCTCAATATAGAGGGAATTCCTCTCCTGAAAATTCCCCGCAGCCAATAGGAAAGCGTACGAGAAGCATTTCACTTAGTGTGCAGGCTTCACATTTGGAGGGCACATGCAAGCAAGGAACCAATGATAGGCTGCCAAGAGGAAACAAACCCACATCCAATGAGAATGAAGGGTGGGTGGAAGTACGTCGAGCTAAGCGTCGCACAACACCTACGCAGACTTTGGCAGCGGCAGAAAGCAGAAGCGGCGGTACCTTCTCGGAGATAGTGCGTCAAGGGGGCGAAAAGCAGCGAATTAGGGCCAGACCAGacgcttttattatttctaataaaGGCGAGGGGTCTTATGCGGACATTCTCCGTGTAATTAAATCGGAGCCAAGCCTCTCACAACTCGGCGATATGGTgacaaaaattaggaaaacgcAAAAAGGTGAAATGTTATTCCAACTAAAAACGCGGGGCGAGGCAGACAATGCGCAATACCAGGGCTTGGTAGAAAAAGTTCTTGGCGATAAAGCCGAAGTTAGAGTTCTGACTCATGAATTAACAATAGAGTGCAGGGATCTTGATGAAGTGTCTACAAGGGAAGATGTAGTACAAGCCATAGTAGATCAATTCAATTTACCAAACATCAACGTAGCGGCAGTGAAAAGTTTACGTAAATCATACGGGAATACGCAAATAGCGACACTAAATCTTCCGGTAAGCGCTGCAAATTTGCTCCTTTCTAAAGGGAAATTGAAAGTTGGATGGGTGGTCTGCCGCCTGCGGAGGATTATTCATCCAACGCGATGTTTCCGTTGTCTAGATTTTGGCCATATATCGAAAAACTGTACGAATTGCGATAGATCCAAGATGTGTAGGAGATGCGGAAATGAAGGACATGTAGCAAAAGACTGCACAAATGCACCAAAATGTCTTCTATGTCAACTAGCCAAGGAAGAGCTATCCGACCACATATCTGGTAGTAGCAGGTGTCCAGCCTACAAAAGAGCTTTAGCCAAAGCATCAACATGAGGAGtatgcaattaaatttaaatcattgTGAGGCGGCTCAAGATTTATTGAAGCAGACGGTGATAGAGATGAAGGTTGACGTAGCAATAATCTCAGAGCCCTACAAGATTCCTTCGCGCAACGATTGGGTAGCAGATAGAACACGAAAAGCAGCAATATGGACTTGTGGTACCCACCCGTTTCAGAAAGCGGATCCAGTAGATGCGAGAAAGGGCTTCGTTTGGGTCCTTGTCAAAAGTTGCCATATTTGCAGCTGCTATGCACCCCCTAGCTGGACGATTCAGGAGTTCCGGGAGTTCCTAGATCATATTGTAGAGACTGCGAGAGGTCGTCACCCGGTCGTCATAGCCGGCGACTTTAATGCATGGGCAGTGGAATGGGGCAGTAGGAGAACGAACGCCAGAGGCGCGGCTTTATTGGAGGCGCTCGCTCCGCTAGATTTGGTCATAGCCAACGATGGAAGAACATCCACCTTTCAAAGAGATAGTAAGGAGTCCATAATAGACATCACTTTTACTAGTGGCTCCTTGGCTAGATGCGTCAAATGGAAGGTCAGCGAGCATTATACCCACAGCGATCATCAAGCCCTAATTATAGACATCCCGGAAGGAAAAGAAGACAACAATTATATCTCTGCTAGTAATTCTCTGCACCAGGCATGGAGACTGACAACACTGGACAAACCTCTATTCAACTTTGTATTAAACGAGGTCATAGAGCGCGTACAAGAAGAGAAATCAGCAGCAAGGGCAGCAAATAGGCTTGTGCAAGACATTATAGTAGCCTGCGAAGCATCGATGGCCCGTAAAGTAAAAGGCTGTCATCGGAAGCAAGTATACTGGTGGAATGACACAATCAAAGAACTAAGGGCGAAATGCTTCAGAGAGAGAAGGATCTGCCAAAGACTACGGAATACTGCGGAGCATCAAATTAGGctggcaaattttaaaaattttcgaaagcaGTTAAAAAATGAGATCCGGCGAAGTAAAGCAGCCTCATTTAATCAGCTATGCAACGAGGCAGACAAAAACATATGGGGTAATGCATACAGAGTAGTAATGTCTAAAATTGTTAAAGCGCCGCAAGTAAAATGCCCTAACTTGCTAAATAATATAGTTCGGACCCTGTTTCCTCACCGCAAAACAGATCCAATGTCATACATTTCAGCATCTATAAATGACATTGATGATATAACACCTGAAGAAGTGGTACAAGCAGCAAAAATGATTGGAGATCGCAAAGCTCCCGGCCCGGATGGGATTCCGAACATAGCATTAAAAACAGCCATCCTGGAAAATCCCCAGACATTTGCTAGGGTGATGCAATTGTGTCTCGAGCAAGGCGTGTTCCCGAATTTCTGGAAGAGGCAAAGACTAGTGCTGCTCCCGAAGCCAGGGAAGCCACCAGGCATACCAGGATCCTACCGTCCCCTATGCCTCCTTGACACGATGGGCAAGCTTTTAGAGCGGCTTATTAACAACAGAATACAGCCGTACACTGAATGCGAGGCGGGACTATCCCCGTACCAGTATGGTTTCCGAAAGCGAAGGTCTACTACAGCGGCAATACAAAAGGTGGTCACGATTGCTACAGACGCGATCGCAggcaaacgatggagaggcggtGATAAGCAATACTGCGCAGTAGTGACTTTAGATGTGAAAAACGCCTTCAACTCAGCAGACTGGGGGCACCTTCTGAAGGCACTTAAAAAGCTATCTGTTccggcatacatatataatattgtcaGAAACTATCTGAGCGATCGAGTTTTAGAATACGACACAGAAGGtggaataaaaaagtataagatTACAGCAGGTGTGCCACAGGGCTCAGTGCTAGGCCCCACGCTTtggaatattatgtatgacGAAGTGTTCCGACTCCCATTTCCAACAGATGTACACATCGTTGGCTTTGCGGATGACATAGCTCTCGTAATTGTAGCTAAACTGGTGAGCGATATCGAAGTCAAAGCAAACACTGCAATTGCTACCGTAACAAACTGGCTGGATAGCGTAGGTTTATCCATTGCAGCGGAGAAAACGGAAGCGGTCCTCATCAGTACCCGCAAGAAACCAGAGATAGCCTCTTTCAGCATAGGCACACATAATTTTAAATCGTCTCGTCAGCTCAAATATCTGGGTGTTATAATTGACGACCGGCTCAGTTTTGGCCCACATGCGGAATATATAACCCACAAAGCATCAAGAATGTTCAGTGCGCTCTCTAGAATGCTCCCGAATGTGGGTGGGCCGAGAAGCAGCAAACGCAGGCTATTATCTAGCGTCATCGCATGCACCCTGCTATATGCAGCACCAGTATGGGCAAAATCCATGAAGGTAAAAGCATATAGAAGACCGTACGAAGCCATGTACAGACTTTGCGCACTGAGGGTGATAAGCGCATATAAAACCACCTCTGACGAAGCGGCAATGGTGATCGCAGGCATGATTCCGATAGATATATTGGCGGAAGAAAGAGCGAGAGTGTTCGTGCAGAAAGAACAGGACCACAGTAACATATCCGCGATCATAAAAAGAGAGAAGGCTACATCCATGCTGAAATGGCAGGAGCGTTGGGAAAACGCGACAAAGGGAAGGTGGACTTATACACTAatcccaaaaatcgaaaaatggctAAATAGAAGCTATGGTGAGCCTAATttccagctaacgcaatttttgacaggCCATGGTTGCTACCAGAAGTATCTACATCGCCTTAGGATACGTGATTCGCCTTTATGTCGAATATGCCATGAAGAGGAAGATGCAAgacatgtattttttgtatgcccGCGATTTGTGACTATCAGAGAGGATTTAGCTTCACTATCAGATGATCCGATAGTACCAGAAAACATAGTGGACATCATGATGTCTTCAAAGTATGCGTGGGATAAGATCTCGGCCGCAATTAGCCAAATAATGTATGCATTAAAGCTCGCAGACATATCCGAGGTCAGCGGCAGATAAACAGACGATACTTGACAAAGGAACGAACTCTTAAGTCGACGTGTGACAAGTATGGTGGGAGGGGGTGGACAGGCCCAACTGGGGTGGTTTGCTTCggtaacaaacaaaactggGGGAGGATTAAAGTACATGCAACTTTTGACGGACTGCATGTGAAGTGTAACTGACGTAGAGCCTAGAGTTCAACCGCCTTCCCGACGATTTACTTAACGGTAGTACCGGGAGGGGATCGGTACatggacggtaggaggtttagtttgggttaaagtcctacactgacggggtacaggctttcgatgcttcctcctcgtaaaaaaaaaaaaaaaaaaaaaaatcaatcagtGCTTATGTATGTCTGTGCGTGCAATGTGCAGACGTGTAAATGTTACaatttaaatgccaaaaaaatgaTTACTCATTACTCGTAAGTGTTGGTCCCGCAGCGGTTTGCCAATTAAGTTATTAACACAAATAAGTGCCAGGTACTTCAAGATGTCATGTTTGATGGTTTCATTGCCTGATTGGCTCAAatgattgaaaaagaaaaacacataaagcaaaatatcaaaaaaccatCAGCAAACGCCGGCTTACCTTTGGTGGTAATTGCTTAAGCTATCACTTGTCGAAAATCTCAACAAGTCACAAATCTAaatctaatacatacatatttacatactttacattaaaataatttattacaaCTCAGCGCATTTACCAAGTCATTAAACCAATATAAACTTGAAATTGttgcattcattcattcattttacAGTAAATTGTGCCGCTGCATAGTTGTAAGCAGCTTAAGCAAATAGCCATGAAGCATTTTACAGCCGCCGTAACGCTCTTGATCTTCGCTGCCGTGGCTGCCGGCTGGTGGACCGTAGATGCGTTGGCTGAGTCCTCAACCTTGCAGACGGCTAAACAGTGGAAGCTGTTCACGTATAATTTCCTACCACATGCCCCCATACACGATTTAAATTTCTACAATCCATCGAATGTGCTGGCAACCGGTATTGCAGTCACCTATGACCGGATTTTCATAGCGACGCCAAAATTGTTCTCTGGCGTATCGTCGACCGTGAATGTCGTTTCGAAGGCGGAGTTCGGTGATTCACCGGCGCTGCAGGTGAGCACTACATACCACATAGTCAAGTTGAAAAAAccccaaatacatacaaacacacgcacatatgtaaatatttgcattcTCGCACGTTTTTGCATACATTTCCTTTCAGGCCTACCCAGACTGGTCATTTTCGACAACCGGTCGCACAGACTTCAACTGTAGCGACTTAGTATTGGTGTCTGTATATCGCATGCGTATCGATTCATGCAATCGCTTATGGCTTCTAGATGCTGGAGTTTCACGCTCACTCGAAGACTACGAAATAACCTGTCCGCCGAAGATTTTAATTATCGACTTGCATACCGATCAAGTGGTGCGGCGTGTGGATTTCCCTGCAGAAATTCTGCGTGGCGAGTCTTTGTTTACGAATCTGGTCATCGACGAGGGAACAGCGACGGCTGGCAACTGTGACGATGTGTTTGCATATATTTCCGATACAGTAGAACCAGGtgagtaaagtaaaaaaagagtAAATGACTTGTGAAGAAACAGGTAACACCATGCGActaaagtcaacttttttgCTACCCAGAAAAATCGCatagcaaaaaatgttgtttaataGGTGGATTTATCATCTTTCGTTTGATATCCGTATTACTAACATTGAATAAGCATTTAAAACTAGTTTATGAAGCTTTAGTCTTTAGAAACTTTAAAGTCCTTTTGAGAGTTAAATTGATAAGAAAACGAAAAACTGAGTACGTAGCATTACTGCATAAAACCCATGTATAGTTACGCGTGCAAATGAAATGTTTGCGGGAAAACGTATACTGCCAATAATGTAATCATCCCCCAAATTAACGTCACAAAATATTTCGGCATGCATCTTGATAGCAAACTTACATGGAAAACCCATATTTTCCCCAAACGTAAAGCTCTGGGAATAAAACTTAGAAACCTAAATTGGTTACTACATCAAAATTCCCATGTTTCTCTTAAAATTAAGCTCTCACTTTACTCAGCTATCTTGAAACCGATATGGGCATATGGCATTCAACTTTGGGGCACTGCAGCTAACTCCAACATCGAATCACTTCAAAGATTCCAGTCGAAAAcacaaatgcacaaattcaTCGTGATCTCAAAGTACTcacaataataagaaaatatgacatATCACACAACACACGACTATAATCGCACTCAAACCCTATTTTCACAGGAATAATTGCAAATCCCATAACCTTCACCAGACTCAAGAGACAATCTACAAAAGACCtcatatgttaataaattagtCTAAATTATTAATGatcataaaattagtaaatggttgcaccactgggtgtattccataaatatttttttctcttaaatgaattaaataactttaagtaaaaatattgcttaatgttTAAAATACAGATCGCCATAAAGAAATGGATTAAAAAttaacgtatatatgtatgtatatctttcCCATTTTTCAGGCATCATCGTTTATGATAGTGGTCGTGATGTTACCTGGCGCGTATCCCATCCGGCTATGTATCCAGATCCAGATTTTGCGCAATCAGAGATTCTCAACGATCGTTTCATATTGATGGATGGCGTTGTGGGCTTAGCGTTCGACACCAAATTGGGAGTCCTATACTTCCAACCATTGGCTACTGATCGGTACGACATGAAACAATCTTGCCTTTAACACCTTACTTACACATCACttacttaattttcaattatctGACAGTTTATTCTCCGTCACCCGAGATGTGCTGCGTGCTGGACCGCTCGCTCAAAACGAAATACTCAAAGTGAAATTGGTCGGTAAGAAATCATCACAGGGTATCGCACTCACCGTTTCGCCCATCGACAGTAGCGTTATTTTCAGTCCACTTACTGAAACCGCAATTGCTTCATGGAATCCCAGCAGTAACAACCAAGTGGTTCTCGCCCACGACCGTGATCGCCTACAATTTGTTGCCGACATGACGACAACACCAGTTGAGCCGGGTATTGTTTATGCTGtatcatcaaaatttcatcgatttttcctaaaaaatctgCATCATGATGAAGTTAATAACCGTGTGCTCCGTTTGACATTAAACAATGACTATGGTCCATCACACGGCGCCTTCGCTCAGTCATACAATTTGCACGCAATCAACAAAGCCTCCAACCATTTCGGCAGTCCATATAAAACCAATGACTTGGACAAAACAAATGTTATTGGTTTTGGAAATTATGTCTACAATAATTTGCACGGAGGTGTGAAGCCTCAACAACCTTATAACTATGAAACCGTCGGTCTTATCAACTTCTCGTTACGGAATCCCTTTACTGCTCTTAATGCGGGGGAATCATTTCCACCGCGCAAAGAACAACGTGCGAATGATCAACGACCCTCATTCCTGGATACTTTGAATGGTGTAGGTGGTTCCACTAGCCCCGATCTTCGTTACCTCATACCAACAACGTCATCGCCGACACCACATGGCGGTCTGCACACTTCGATTCCCTTTGGTGCTGATTATAGTCTACATCGC harbors:
- the LOC128854911 gene encoding major royal jelly protein 1; the protein is MKHFTAAVTLLIFAAVAAGWWTVDALAESSTLQTAKQWKLFTYNFLPHAPIHDLNFYNPSNVLATGIAVTYDRIFIATPKLFSGVSSTVNVVSKAEFGDSPALQAYPDWSFSTTGRTDFNCSDLVLVSVYRMRIDSCNRLWLLDAGVSRSLEDYEITCPPKILIIDLHTDQVVRRVDFPAEILRGESLFTNLVIDEGTATAGNCDDVFAYISDTVEPGIIVYDSGRDVTWRVSHPAMYPDPDFAQSEILNDRFILMDGVVGLAFDTKLGVLYFQPLATDRLFSVTRDVLRAGPLAQNEILKVKLVGKKSSQGIALTVSPIDSSVIFSPLTETAIASWNPSSNNQVVLAHDRDRLQFVADMTTTPVEPGIVYAVSSKFHRFFLKNLHHDEVNNRVLRLTLNNDYGPSHGAFAQSYNLHAINKASNHFGSPYKTNDLDKTNVIGFGNYVYNNLHGGVKPQQPYNYETVGLINFSLRNPFTALNAGESFPPRKEQRANDQRPSFLDTLNGVGGSTSPDLRYLIPTTSSPTPHGGLHTSIPFGADYSLHRHLRNAEGQEVAEATKSTTVKQ